A segment of the Streptococcus chenjunshii genome:
CTAAAACTAATTTTACAGTCATAAAATCACCAAAATTATTTTTGATTAATATTATTTGAAATCGTTACAACACTTTCCGAAACAGCTTTTATAGCTAATTTAGATAATGACTTTACATCAAATGCATTATGATTTTTTTCGTAGGCTTTTCCAAAAGTTGATATGAAAACTTTTCTCAAGTCAGAACCATAGTTTACTTTAATTAAGTTGCTTCCACGAGCTTTTCTAACGTCATCAAAAGGAATTCCTGAACCGCCGTGTAATACTAATGGAACCGTACTCACTGAGGCTATTTCTTTGAGCAGCTCAAAATCAATATTTGGTTCTTTGGCTAAGCCGTGAACATTGCCAACGGATACCGCTAATAGATCACAGTTAGTTTGCTCTAAAAATAAGCCTACATCTTCTGAATTAGTTTTCCCTTCTTTATTCAAAGCCTCAGCCTCTTCTTTTCCACCTATCGCGCCTAACTCCGCTTCAACTGGGATATTAAAGTAATGGCAGTATTCTGTAACTTTCTTTACTTCTTCAATATTTTCTTCAAGTGGTAAATGTGAAGCATCAATCATAATTGAAGTAAAACCGGCATCAATACACGCTTTAACATCATCAAAAGATTTACCATGATCCAGATGCAGTACAATAGGGACATCTACATTTAGATCTTTCATTGCAAACCTGACCATATCAACAATAATTTGAGGACTTGAAAGCTCCAAATTATTCGACGAAATTTGAATATACCCTCCACGCCCGGAATTTTGTAAACCTTTTATGATCCCATATGTTAACTCATAATTAGTTGTATTAAAACACGGCAGTACAAT
Coding sequences within it:
- a CDS encoding class II aldolase, with the protein product MNLINGFKLMEYAKGKGIVLPCFNTTNYELTYGIIKGLQNSGRGGYIQISSNNLELSSPQIIVDMVRFAMKDLNVDVPIVLHLDHGKSFDDVKACIDAGFTSIMIDASHLPLEENIEEVKKVTEYCHYFNIPVEAELGAIGGKEEAEALNKEGKTNSEDVGLFLEQTNCDLLAVSVGNVHGLAKEPNIDFELLKEIASVSTVPLVLHGGSGIPFDDVRKARGSNLIKVNYGSDLRKVFISTFGKAYEKNHNAFDVKSLSKLAIKAVSESVVTISNNINQK